A genomic window from Rahnella aceris includes:
- the ytfQ gene encoding galactofuranose ABC transporter, galactofuranose-binding protein YtfQ: MYKRLFVAAAVATAFCGAVQAAPLVVGFSQIGSESGWRSAETKVSKSEAEKRGITLKISDAQQKQENQIKAIRSFIAQGVDAIFIAPVVATGWAPVLTEAKEAKIPVFLLDRTIEVSDPSLYTAAVASDSVYEGKVAGDWLVKDAAGKPCNVVELQGTVGASVALNRKQGFADALKAAPNVKIIRSQSGDFTRSKGKEVMESFIKAEQNGKNICAVYAHNDDMAIGAIQAIKEAGLKPGSQIKIVSIDGVPDIYKAMLAGEANASVELTPNMAGPAFDALIAMKKDGTQPKKFIQTQSALILPDMAQKEYDMKKNMGY; the protein is encoded by the coding sequence ATGTACAAACGCTTATTTGTGGCAGCAGCAGTAGCAACAGCATTTTGTGGCGCAGTTCAGGCGGCTCCGCTGGTTGTTGGTTTTTCGCAGATCGGCTCTGAGTCTGGGTGGCGTTCTGCGGAAACCAAAGTCTCTAAATCAGAAGCGGAAAAACGTGGTATTACACTGAAAATATCTGATGCTCAGCAAAAACAAGAGAACCAAATCAAAGCAATACGTTCATTCATCGCACAGGGTGTTGATGCCATTTTCATCGCTCCTGTTGTTGCTACTGGCTGGGCTCCGGTTCTGACCGAAGCTAAAGAAGCTAAGATCCCTGTGTTCCTGTTAGACCGTACGATCGAGGTCAGTGATCCGTCTCTTTACACTGCTGCAGTCGCTTCTGACAGCGTGTATGAGGGCAAAGTGGCGGGTGACTGGCTGGTGAAGGACGCTGCTGGCAAACCATGTAATGTTGTCGAATTGCAGGGTACGGTCGGTGCCAGTGTGGCGTTAAATCGTAAACAAGGCTTTGCAGATGCGTTGAAAGCTGCACCAAACGTCAAAATTATCCGCTCACAGTCCGGCGATTTCACCCGCAGTAAAGGCAAAGAAGTCATGGAAAGCTTCATCAAGGCTGAGCAAAACGGTAAGAACATTTGTGCTGTTTACGCCCATAACGACGATATGGCGATCGGTGCAATTCAGGCTATCAAAGAAGCTGGCCTGAAACCGGGTTCGCAGATCAAAATCGTCTCTATCGACGGTGTTCCTGATATCTACAAAGCTATGCTGGCGGGTGAAGCGAATGCTTCTGTTGAGCTGACACCAAACATGGCTGGCCCGGCATTTGATGCGCTGATTGCGATGAAAAAGGATGGTACGCAACCGAAGAAATTCATTCAGACTCAATCCGCGTTGATCCTGCCGGACATGGCTCAGAAAGAGTATGACATGAAGAAAAACATGGGTTATTAA